A stretch of the Sinorhizobium alkalisoli genome encodes the following:
- a CDS encoding NAD(P)-dependent oxidoreductase, with amino-acid sequence MNRVALIGAGAMGGAIGTRLIETGNELTVFDLDAEKVRQLVDKGATAATSAAQAASRSDYVVLSLNSAKIVHAVVFGPGGVAEGAEPGTLIIDMSSIDPESTKAMASKAAEARLRWVDSPLSGGAPKALIGELTLMAGGHGQDVADAHQVLKHVASNYTHMGPSGAGQTTKLINQVLCGLNFLAVAEATQLALDAGVDAAKIPQALKGGRADSAILQEYMPRFVARDYRRTGRIDNMVKDLNGAQDLARRTNTTMPLTAVCAEVHRMLTAAGLGGEDQAALMEYFKGPNKENFG; translated from the coding sequence ATGAACAGAGTCGCCTTGATCGGCGCCGGCGCCATGGGCGGTGCCATCGGCACGCGCCTCATTGAGACCGGGAATGAATTGACGGTCTTCGATCTCGACGCCGAAAAGGTGCGGCAATTGGTGGACAAGGGCGCCACCGCGGCGACAAGCGCGGCGCAGGCGGCGTCCCGCTCCGACTATGTCGTTCTCAGCCTCAATTCGGCAAAGATCGTCCATGCAGTGGTTTTCGGCCCGGGCGGCGTGGCGGAGGGCGCCGAACCAGGAACGCTCATCATCGACATGTCCTCCATCGACCCGGAGTCGACGAAGGCGATGGCGTCGAAAGCGGCCGAGGCGCGCCTGCGCTGGGTCGATAGCCCACTTTCCGGCGGCGCCCCCAAGGCGCTGATTGGTGAGTTGACGCTGATGGCGGGCGGCCACGGGCAGGATGTGGCGGATGCCCATCAGGTGCTGAAACATGTCGCCTCGAACTACACCCACATGGGTCCGTCAGGCGCCGGCCAGACGACCAAGCTGATCAACCAGGTCCTCTGCGGACTCAATTTCCTTGCGGTGGCCGAGGCCACCCAACTTGCGCTCGACGCCGGCGTCGACGCGGCCAAGATTCCGCAAGCGCTAAAAGGCGGGCGTGCCGACAGCGCGATCCTGCAGGAATACATGCCGCGCTTCGTCGCCAGGGATTACCGCCGCACCGGCCGCATCGACAACATGGTCAAGGACCTGAACGGCGCCCAGGATCTTGCACGCCGGACCAATACGACCATGCCGCTGACGGCGGTCTGCGCCGAAGTACACCGGATGCTGACCGCCGCCGGCCTCGGCGGCGAGGACCAGGCCGCGCTGATGGAATACTTCAAGGGACCGAACAAGGAGAATTTCGGATGA